The DNA region ACTCCCAACAGATAAAACATTACGTAAAAATAGTGGTGGAAGGTCATTACTTTTAACAGATGGAACATTGTATGAAAACGAGAGTGGAGGGCCATTGtttccaacaaaaataaaaaatacttttcatAGAGTCGtgaataaaaataacacaatgatctcttttattttaaagttatttttttaaataaaaatgataaaaataatttttgagaaGGATATaagtcttattttttaatttttttaaaaattctaaattaaattttgaaaaattaaaaatattttttaaaaataataccaaacatctaatgtaattttttataattaaaaaaaattactacttCCTAAACAGACTCATATtacaattaaaagttaaaactcttCAATAGAGCTATTATTATTGTCACCTTCGGCAATAATGTTTGCAGACTATAATACATAGACCATATATACTTCATTTGTTCTCCCCAACATGTTTAAaccaactaataaaataataatagttttGATGTTAGTATTTTAATAGATACTGTTTTATTTAATAAGTatgtgaaaaaataataaatatgaaattagttaagataataaatattttatatttttacaaaaagattgtttaatttttaaaataataaaaaatatttttttgaatatatatgataacaaaattaaaaaaaagttatttataaaatatttgtcaATTTTcattatatacaataaatataCAGCAGATAAGAATATATTTTCTTTTGGTAATTATAGAAAAGGATAGATAATAGATAAATATTGCATGCTTTTTTTCATGAAATGTTTACATAATCTAACCCTAATAATATATCTCTAATAAACTAATTGGGCCATATAGTCTTTTTGTATGGGCCTTAACCTTAATTATGCATTAGGGCGTTCCTTTATGGACATCATTTTGGAGTGTGAAAAATCTGTCACCCACAAGAAGTTCAACTTCTTACCATTTTCGACCAACCAAAAAGTCCATTTTAGCTTTTAAGATTGGGATTAGTTATGCCCAAAAAAAAATCTGATTGGCCGATTGGGGTATTcacaattataattttttttttgtcgattttattaattaaagatGGAGTTCCGTCTCccatacactttttttttttaggtcAGGGGACAATTCCTAATCCTAAATACTTCGGTAGATTGGAcaattcctaatcctagatacaCAATACACCTATACACTTTAACTTGATATAAATAACACTCTTGTTTAGTCCAGATTGTATTCCTAGTTAATCTTTTTACTTTTCAGTAGACATATTCCAAGTTTATTTCTTTTTcggtactttattttttaaaactttttcgaGGAGTTTGGGCTttatttgttattgttgttttagGCATTGTGGCGTAACTTTAAGTTACTTAGGTATTTAGGTTTTGTTGGGCTTCGGCCAATGTGTTTGTATATTCAGACATTTCAGACCCAAtatgaaataaaagtgaaaagagtCCTCCACTCCTGTTAGAGAGTCAATGCTTTATTTATAACCATCCGGGTACTAAAATTACCAAAGATTGAACTCTTGATCTTTCGCAtctaaaactctaaaactatgtcatgataccactcatcctaaACGCTTACACTGATAGAAAAAGATaatactaatggttatatctctaatactccctaaattgtatgcattgtacaaatattctattgacTCCTCGTACTTTTCCATTAAGTCCCCGTGTTTGGAGTTGCAACTTGGGCGGGTGAGTTTGGAGAGTCCATTTTTCTCGAGAGGTCGGGTTTTGTAGGGCTAAGTCCATGACCCAAAAAAAATGGACTTTATGTTGCTGTCCAAAAATATTTTGCCTTGATGGTAAATTATTGAATTACGCTTTTGCTCATTCAAAATTTTACCACCTTTTATCTACATTCTCACTTAAGCTCAGTTTGAATAAACagtttaattaaactaattttgataaaatagtttaaataataaatagttatattaaaagtagcttataaataagttattttgtgtttaaatttttagttgtaaaagtgtattttatagaaatgtgataaaaaataatagtattataagagaatttatttttttaacttctctataagctcctaaatagctttttagaaagctgcaatttggttttgaaaattacaacagacattaatactactacttttcataagtcaaaaactcaaaaaaaattacttttaaaacttcTCAAACAGGCACTTAATATCCAAATATTAGTCGAGGCACGTTATAATCTTAGTTATATTTTTTGGACTTAAAAATATAAGAACTTAATAATCTTAAGTTTTGAAACAAGGTTTAATAAGGAAATtgatcttctcaattttttttaacaattaaaggagtaaagtgtgatctcctataattaattttataagtggaataaaaaataaatatgaaaaaaaaaataataaaagattaaaaatcatactttacattctcaatttttttttaacaattgagagtaTTTATTTCCCAATTTAATAATGTTGGCTTCAATGGCATTCCCGAACACAATGATCGTTGGGTATGTGGAACTTTGAGAGGGCCTTTAAATATGTCCGCAAACTGGTAAAATAGTTGTAAAATTACTCCAACATTCAACTCAATAAttacttaaaagttaaaatatttagtaaaattatatgaGCGATTATAATGTATTTGTAATAACTCAGATTCCCTTTATATATATTCCTGAAATAATCGATATACCGTAATTAATCTTTGTCCTATTAGATCCAAGAGAGCCATTCAGATTTGTTGGTAACGAGTAGAACATGTGTTTTTTGTTTCTtgcataaaattaataaaaacttaTCCGACGTATTATAATACTCtgcataaaatataaaagaaaaattaatttaaattaatttaataattaatttattaatctatttaaataaataataacagtttaaattttattttatgtatataataatttattgatataataaatttttaaataaaattttgatccaACCACAAATTTGTAGGCCAAAGATATTGTGAACAAAATGtcgctttttaattttgatattgaagAGTAGTTGGTGTTAGGCGTGGATATGGGGTGACTGGATGCTTAACATGGGTGTGGTGTCAGGAAGAAGGCCATAACAGGAATCGGACCCAGTGATTCCCCCTCCCACGAATCGGACCCAGCGTTTGGAGGAATCGGATCCTCCGATTGGTCGTGGACGAAACGCACCGTCCGATTGCGCCCCCCTTCCACGTGTCGAACAGCAGCTTCTCCCCAGGACGGTGCCCCAGCAGCCAGTATACCCCTTTTCCCCACTCTCTCACTCCGAAACATCATTTTCAAGCCTCAAACCCCATTTCTTCCTCTCTGTGTTcatcctctttctctctttttcttcaagAACGTTGCATGCAATAAAATATGTAGAAATGGCCAAAAAATACAAAGTTAGAGATGTTGATCGTCCTGAACTTCACATTGTAAAATATCTGTCTCATCCTGATTATGtaagttaaattttttaattttttgcaaatttctgaattttaattaaattttgtaggaaattttttgtgttttatggTTAAATGTTGAAGTTAGGTAGATAGATATATAAATGTTGTTTGTTACagattttgtaaaaatttttatGGAGTAGTAttagaaattttaattaattaataaaatctgatgattaatttaaaaattataatattagcaattatgataatttgttattattatgttTAGATGTTGTTAGTTAGTTGAAGAAtatgttagaatttttttttgtaatagaattagaaaatataattagttaattaacttTTGTGATTAATGTTTCTTTGAATTATATCAGTTACAAATAACTTGTTGGGTTAtttaaatatagatatataagaTATAGATCTACTAAAGCTGCCTAAGAATAATAATACTACTGTtcagatataataaaaaaataaatgttaaatattatTGTATATACGTTAATTATTATTAAACAGAAGAAGCAAGATAAATTAGTTgtaataattaagtaattaagTAATGAGTATTTAAATTGTATAGTGAAATAGTATAGTTGTTGTGAAGTTgcattagaaaatatatttttagtgattatgataattttttgttattatgttTAGATATTGTTAGTTAATTGGAgaatatgttaaaaaattttttgtaacacggttagaaattttaattaatgaataaattttgatgattaattttagaaattatgattgtaaattttttgttattatgtaTAGATGTTGTTAGTTAGTTGGAGGAAATGTAAGATATTTTTTTCTGAAtagatttagaaattataattagtAACTTAACTTTTATGATTAATGGTATAAATTATAAGTTTAGGAATTATGACACATTTTTGTTGGAAATTATATATTTaggatttattataattttttgttggaGAATATGTTAGAAATTTTTTTGTGATACGATTAGATattgtaattaactaattaacttttatgattaattttggAAATTATAATTCTGATTTTGTAATAGATTTAGAAATTAGAATTACTTAATTTacttttgttattaatttaagaatttataaGCTGGAACTGCATCATTCATGATTTGACTAGTAATATGTTATGTTTTTGCAGAGTTTACGGATGATGACATGTGACCACCCACTGCCTCCTGATCGGTACCATCCGAGTGTAGAGGATCATTTATGGGTTACTGAGTTTTATCATGCCTCTCAGATTGGAGTAGTTCAATGTCAGAAAGCATTGATAAATGCTCTAATGGAGAGGTGGCGGCCGGAAACACACACCTTTCATCTTCCGATTGGTGAGTGCACAGTGACGCTGGAGGATGTGGCCGTTATTTTGGGCCTCCCAACGAACGGCCTTCCGGTGACAGGGATGACCTTGAGCAGCTTCGAAGCCTTGGAGGGTGAGTGTTTCCATCAGTTTGGGGTTGCACCGAGAAAGGCCGACTGCAGAGGGAGCGGCATAAAATTGACCTGGCTTAGGAATCTGAAAGAACGTATACAATTGACTGATGAAAATAGTATGCAGAGGTACGTCAAGTGCCACATTATGTTGTTATTGGGTACTATCTTACTTGGAGACAAGTCAGGGGCATCTGTGCACTGGAAGTTTCTGCCTTTGCTCTGGGATTTTCATAGTATCAGTCATTTTAGTTGGGGATCGGCATGTTTGGCGCACCTATACAGGTCCTTATGCCGGGCATCTCGTTTTGATTGTAAAGAAATCGATGGTCCGTTAACACTTCTGCTAGCTTGGTTTTGGATCCGCCTACCCTATCTTGCGCCCCCTACTAGGAAACCCCGCAGTTTTCCGCTTGCAAACAGGTAACATTGTCAACTTACTTGGTATGTTCATAATTCTATTTAAGATGTGCTAGTGACATAAATAATTTCaggtggcgtaactgggagcgTGGTGACAATCGGTATAGATATCTTAGCCTCGCCTACTTTAGAAAGGCATTAGATGAGGTTCAGGAAGGACAGGTGTGTTTTTATTAGAAAAGTATTTGTCTCGAACTGAGATTGACTATTATTTGGCTTGTTATCATGTGTGTCTTATGCTGTGTGCAGTTCGTGTGGGTTGCTTATGGTGTGGACCGCATTGATCCAGGCATAATCCCAGAAGACATCCTCATGCACGCAGTAGTGTGGAGCGCTATGGTTCCATTAATTTCATTCGAATCTATTGAGTGGCATGCAACAGATAGAATTAGAAGACAATTTGGTTTTGTTCAGGGAGTTCCACATGAAGAATGGAATCCGGGAAGGGCACACGGAGAAACACTGGCTGATCCTAAGAATCTTGACTGGGCCACAGCCCCGTCCCATTCATGTTGGATTATGCACTGGACAAACAGGTATAATAACGTTCTGACTGAGTATCTGGAACCTTCACAGCATCCGTTGGATGTTTACATGCACTGGTATCGTACACAATATGGCAACCATTTGAACTTGTCAAATGTTGTGGTTCAAGAGAACGATGAAGGTGAACAAGTTATGGATGATGAGGGTAATCCAGTTATGAATGATGAGGGTAGCCCAGTAATGGAGGATGAGGGTAGCCCAGTTATTGATGTAGCCAATGAAGAACCGGGGGCACAGTCACAACCACATCCACCTCCAGCTCCAGCTCCTCAGGAACAACCGCAGGCCTCGGTACCATATGTTGTTCGGACACAATTTACCCCGTCATACCCAATAGATCAACAATACTGGAGTACCCCACAGTGGGATGCAGGAGAGGGTGCTTCTTTTAGCCAGTTGCTTGGGTTCATGGCTGCGGATGCAGGCCAGTCACAATTTGGCCATCAACCTGAATTTATGCCCGGTATGTATTCTTTGGACGCGAGGATTCCATGCCACACTGCCTCAGTTGCTTCTGGAGGTTTGGTTTCTGGAGATTCCAGTAGAAGTGACGGCAGTTGGGGGATACTTAATAGCCGGAACCTACGGCGTGTATCAATGGGTCAGATTGAAGAAAATGCCGGGGCAGGTGAGCATGAAACGGATAAGTATCTCATGGAAGAACCGGATGATGAGGATCAAGACGAGAGCGAcgatgaggagatggacgaggATGAAGAATCCCGCAACAATGCCCCTGATGATGGGGATGATGCAGGTCCGACTTGAAATCACTGTCCATTTATTATATTGCATTCATTTCAGGACTTGTGTCTTTATGATTATGTTATGAacttgttggttttttttttgcttgtttatccCGTGTTCGCATCATTTTGGATAGTCTGTTTCATTAAATTATGTACAGGTGAGACAGGTAAACATTACAATCTCAGGGTGGACCCGCCACGTCGTAGCGCTAACCGATACACCTCGTCCATGTTCAAGAAGGCCAAGAAGAAATGCAAGAACTTCGTCGAAGACATAAAATGGGCACTGAGAAAGTAGTTGTGTGGGTCACATAAGTATTGTGTATGTATGTTGGAAACTTGTAATTTGAACTTAATATTGTGTTTGTATGTTGAAACCCTTTAAATGTGAACTTCATATCGTCGATTATGCTACAACTTTTTGGTTGGATAAAGTACGTAATCTCAGGTGTCATGAAGAAGTTTCATGAAAGTACAATGTTCCGATAAGGTGGTTAGCACAAACAGATAAACATAAACAAGCAAATGCCATAAAGTACTATAATGAAACATGAAAGGCATAAATCTACTATCCTGGGTTGCTGGGACCTACACCAGCTGACCGACGGCATCTACTTCGGCTGTGTCCCTCGGCTACACATTGCCTACAACGCCTAGGAGCACGTAATATTCGTGTGTCCATTTCGTTCAAGAAACGTGTCATCCTCGGGCGACCTTTCGTCACCCGTCTCAGGTTCGGATTCGGGACAAATCGAGGTCCGCTGTACACAGGCCACGTTGTGGGATTCCCCAGTGGCCGAAACCTAGCTCGGTAAACCCTCCGAACTTGGTCCATCTTGTAAACTTCGTGGACATACACTCGCCAATCCAGTCGCTGATTCGCACAACATGCAAAAACATGTCGACAGGGAATCCGATCCACCTGGAACTCACCACAATCACATCGTTGTTGACGGAGGTCGACGGCATACTCAGTTCCACCCGGCATCTCACGAACCTCGAAGACCTCATTCATCCTGTCGAAGCAATTAACCTGGATATTTGATGATGCAAGTTGATTTGCATTCAATTTCGACGTGACAACCTCAGAAAAAACATGTCCAGCTGTTATCCGCGACTCCGCCTCGGCTCTTTTTCTAGTGAACAACTCGTTAAGCCTGTAGAATGTGGCTTTGACAAGTGCAGTTATAGGAagattgcgtgcacccttcaaCACTGAGTTGATGCATTCCACTAGGTTTGTCGTCATGTGACCCCAGCGGTATCCACCGTCATACGCCAACGCGTACTGTTCGCGTGGGATTCGGTTAAGCCAGTTCGTATAAGCCTCGCCCCGTTCACGTAAACGCTGGTAGCGCACTTCGTACTCGCGCACCGTCCTCGAATAACTTGCACAACAATCAAAGCCACACAACAGAAGAATTCATGAGAAACACTGCTTGAAGGTAACTCGG from Arachis hypogaea cultivar Tifrunner chromosome 10, arahy.Tifrunner.gnm2.J5K5, whole genome shotgun sequence includes:
- the LOC112717974 gene encoding uncharacterized protein; protein product: MCNKEPSAIVHFETMSAYQGDEEVTDIRVLHRFFWSYYPCIRAFRHCKPVVQVDGTHLYGKYKGCLLVAVSQDGNNNIVSIAFAIVEGEISDAWHFFLSNLRQHVVTRDGVGLISDRHESINAAVARSNGAWSPPRAFHMFCIRHIESNFLRKFKASYSRTVREYEVRYQRLRERGEAYTNWLNRIPREQYALAYDGGYRWGHMTTNLVECINSVLKGARNLPITALVKATFYRLNELFTRKRAEAESRITAGHVFSEVVTSKLNANQLASSNIQVNCFDRMNEVFEVREMPGGTEYAVDLRQQRCDCGEFQVDRIPCRHVFACCANQRLDWRVYVHEVYKMDQVRRVYRARFRPLGNPTTWPVYSGPRFVPNPNLRRVTKGRPRMTRFLNEMDTRILRAPRRCRQCVAEGHSRSRCRRSAGVGPSNPG